One Gadus chalcogrammus isolate NIFS_2021 chromosome 4, NIFS_Gcha_1.0, whole genome shotgun sequence DNA segment encodes these proteins:
- the bmpr1bb gene encoding bone morphogenetic protein receptor, type IBb, which produces MVKVPLATWRAVLLVTILASLSLQIHANDAMLLKSGWKGMGGAAGAERRSEGPGGTATPLPQNTLWCHCYHQCPDNAVNNTCPTDGYCFTMVEEEGGVEVHTAGCIGLAGSEFQCRDNVNARLRRVLECCTDRDYCNKDLHPALTPLTEPDFVDSSIHLMALFISITVCTIILGLIIAFWYFRYKRQESRPRYSIDLEQDETYIPPGESLKDLIEHSRSVGSGSGSGLPLLVQRTIAKQIQMMKQVGKGRYGEVWMGRWRGERVAVKVFFTTEEESWFRETEIYQTFLMRHDNILGFIAADIKGTGSWTQLYLITDYHENGSLYDYLRSNTLDVRALLKLAYSAISGLCHLHTEIYGTQGKPAIAHRDLKSKNILVKRNGSCCIADLGLAVKFNSDTNEVDIPPNLRVGTKRYMPPEVLDESLNRNYFQSFMMADMYSLGLILWEMTRRCTSGGIVEDYQLPYFDLVPGDPSYEDMREVVCIKKQRPSFANRWSSDECLRQVGKLMSECWAHNPASRLTALRVKKTLGAMGAL; this is translated from the exons CCAACGACGCCATGCTGCTGAAGTCGGGCTggaaggggatggggggggcggCCGGGGCAGAGCGGCGCTCTGAGGGCCCCGGGGGGACCGCCACGCCCCTCCCGCAGAACACTCTCTGGTGCCACTGCTACCACCAGTGTCCCGACAACGCCGTCAACAACACCTGCCc TACGGATGGCTACTGCTTCaccatggtggaggaggaggggggcgtggaGGTGCACACGGCTGGGTGCATCGGCCTGGCTGGCTCCGAGTTCCAATGCAGG GACAACGTGAACGCCCGTCTGAGGCGAGTGCTGGAGTGTTGCACAGACCGGGATTACTGCAACAAAGACCTGCACCCCGCTCTGACCCCGCTAACAGAGCCAG ATTTCGTGGACAGTAGTATCCACCTCATGGCTCTCTTCATCTCCATCACGGTCTGCACTATTATCCTGGGCCTCATCATCGCCTTCTGGTATTTCAG ATATAAGCGGCAGGAGTCACGCCCGCGCTACAGTATCGACCTGGAACAGGATGAGACCTACATACCCCCTGGAGAGTCCCTGAAGGATCTCATCGAGCACTCCCGCAGCGTGGGCTCCGGGTCGGGCTCAGggctccccctgctg GTGCAGCGCACCATCGCCAAGCAGATCCAGATGATGAAGCAGGTGGGGAAGGGGCGCTACGGGGAGGTGTGGATGGGCCGGTGGCGGGGCGAGAGGGTGGCCGTCAAGGTGTTCTTCACCACCGAGGAGGAGAGCTGGTTCAGGGAGACGGAGATCTACCAGACCTTCCTCATGAGGCACGACAACATACTGG GATTCATAGCGGCGGACATCAAGGGCACTGGCTCGTGGACGCAGCTCTACCTGATCACTGACTACCACGAGAACGGCTCGCTGTACGACTACCTCCGCTCCAACACGCTGGACGTGCGCGCGCTGCTCAAGCTGGCCTACTCCGCCATCTCGGGCCTCTGCCACCTGCACACGGAGATCTACGGCACGCAGGGCAAGCCCGCCATCGCCCACCGCGACCTGAAGAGCAAGAACATCCTGGTGAAGAGGAACGGCTCCTGCTGCATCGCCGACCTGGGCCTGGCGGTCAAGTTCAACAG CGATACCAACGAGGTGGACATCCCCCCCAACCTGCGGGTGGGCACCAAGCGCTACATGCCCCCCGAGGTGCTGGACGAGAGCCTGAACCGAAACTACTTTCAGTCCTTCATGATGGCCGACATGTACAGCCTGGGCCTCATCCTGTGGGAGATGACCCGCCGCTGCACgtctggag GCATCGTGGAGGACTACCAGCTGCCCTACTTCGACCTGGTGCCAGGGGACCCGTCCTACGAGGACATGAGGGAGGTGGTCTGCATCAAGAAACAGAGACCCTCCTTCGCCAACCGCTGGAGCAGCGACGAG TGTTTACGGCAGGTGGGCAAGCTGATGTCCGAGTGTTGGGCTCACAACCCGGCCTCCCGCCTGACCGCCCTGCGGGTGAAGAAGACCCTG